In Oculatellaceae cyanobacterium, the following proteins share a genomic window:
- a CDS encoding S1 RNA-binding domain-containing protein — translation MTSKSTASQKANQSFTMDDFAKALEQHDFNFQQGQVVRGKVHSYDNDGVYVDIGGKSLAVVPIQEIAANDITDVSTVLPLQEEQEFLIIREQDADGQVTLSRRQLQIKHAWDQIAEMQDNKQSVQVRVSGINKGGVTVDFQGVRGFIPRSHLIDRENLPELVGQTLTTSFLEVNPETKKLVFSQREANRAASFSQLEVGQLVEGKVSSLKPFGIFVETEGTTGLIHIKQVSQKYIESLPSLFEIGQPIKAVIIELDEGKGRVSLSTRVLENYPGEMLENLAEVMASAEARAERATKKLFG, via the coding sequence ATGACTTCCAAATCGACTGCTTCTCAAAAGGCAAATCAGTCCTTTACAATGGATGATTTTGCAAAAGCCCTTGAACAACACGACTTTAATTTTCAACAAGGACAAGTCGTGCGCGGCAAGGTACATAGCTATGACAATGATGGCGTATATGTTGATATCGGTGGCAAGTCTTTGGCTGTTGTTCCCATCCAAGAAATTGCTGCAAACGATATAACCGATGTATCGACAGTACTGCCATTGCAGGAGGAGCAGGAATTTTTAATTATTCGGGAACAGGATGCAGATGGTCAAGTAACACTGTCTCGCCGTCAGTTACAAATTAAGCACGCTTGGGATCAGATTGCTGAAATGCAAGACAATAAGCAATCGGTGCAAGTGCGTGTAAGTGGAATTAATAAGGGGGGTGTGACAGTAGATTTCCAAGGGGTACGGGGGTTTATTCCGCGATCGCATTTAATTGATCGGGAAAATCTACCAGAATTAGTTGGTCAAACTCTGACTACTAGCTTTTTGGAAGTTAATCCTGAAACTAAAAAACTGGTTTTTTCCCAACGTGAAGCTAATCGCGCCGCTAGCTTTAGCCAGCTAGAAGTAGGACAGTTAGTTGAAGGGAAAGTTTCTAGTCTCAAGCCTTTCGGCATCTTCGTTGAGACTGAAGGTACTACTGGATTAATTCACATCAAGCAGGTAAGCCAAAAGTATATTGAATCCTTACCGTCGCTGTTTGAAATAGGTCAGCCTATTAAAGCAGTGATTATTGAACTTGATGAAGGAAAAGGACGAGTTTCTTTATCTACTAGAGTTTTGGAAAATTACCCTGGAGAGATGTTAGAAAATCTCGCAGAAGTCATGGCTTCAGCCGAAGCTCGTGCTGAAAGAGCAACTAAAAAACTATTTGGTTAA
- a CDS encoding dienelactone hydrolase family protein: MTDQEIRTNTVTIPNGDIQISAYMAMPASEGVFPGIVVLQEIFGVNSHIRDVTERLAKIGYIAIAPALFQRTAPNFEAGYTTESIETGRNYAVKTKASELLSDIQAAIDYLKSLPNVKQNFGVIGFCFGGHVAYLAATLPDIKATASFYGARIATATFGGGEPTITRTPEIKGKLYAFFGSEDASIPIEEVAQIEAELQKYQIPHQIFRYDQADHGFFCDQRSSYNPDAATDAWKQVKQLFASLLQST, encoded by the coding sequence ATGACAGACCAGGAAATTCGTACTAACACCGTTACAATTCCTAATGGAGATATCCAAATTTCGGCTTATATGGCAATGCCAGCCAGCGAGGGAGTATTTCCAGGTATTGTGGTGTTGCAGGAAATCTTTGGAGTTAACTCCCACATTCGAGATGTGACAGAACGCCTTGCAAAAATTGGTTATATTGCGATCGCACCAGCACTATTTCAACGCACCGCCCCTAATTTTGAAGCTGGATACACAACAGAAAGCATAGAAACTGGTAGAAACTACGCTGTTAAAACCAAAGCATCAGAGTTACTCAGCGATATTCAAGCAGCAATAGATTACCTGAAAAGCTTGCCCAATGTTAAACAAAATTTTGGCGTGATCGGGTTTTGCTTTGGCGGTCACGTTGCCTATTTAGCAGCGACTCTACCAGATATTAAAGCTACTGCCTCATTTTATGGCGCTCGAATTGCTACCGCCACCTTTGGAGGTGGTGAACCAACAATTACTCGCACACCAGAAATCAAAGGCAAGCTTTATGCCTTCTTTGGCAGCGAAGATGCCAGCATTCCAATTGAGGAAGTAGCTCAAATAGAGGCAGAGTTACAAAAATATCAAATTCCTCATCAAATATTTCGCTACGATCAAGCTGATCACGGATTCTTCTGCGATCAACGTAGTAGTTATAATCCAGACGCAGCAACAGATGCCTGGAAGCAGGTTAAACAGTTGTTTGCCTCATTACTACAATCAACCTGA
- a CDS encoding GntR family transcriptional regulator → MVQFQIQQDSEVPASKQLFDQMQFAIASRQFPPGKRLPSTRLLAMQTGLHRNTISKVYKQLEEVGLVDTQAGSGIYVRALGHEIGTQHRSPLLDQYPKANKIVQQSLDELLSQNFSLSFARELFLAEIDWRLRCSARVLVTVPQRDIGAGELMVQELQEALKIPVQLVPMEELQVLLEQTHSATVVTNRYFIQEAEAIAAPKSVRVIPVDIHDYEDELKLITDLPKDSYLGIVSLSAGILNVAEIIIYSLRGDDLLVVTCQITDTYKLKAIVRSAHTIIADQVTLPTVKAAITAAREDIIRPPQIFISENYISTKSISLLKRELGLD, encoded by the coding sequence ATGGTTCAGTTTCAAATTCAGCAAGATAGTGAAGTCCCTGCATCAAAACAGCTATTTGACCAAATGCAATTTGCGATCGCATCTAGGCAGTTTCCGCCAGGTAAGCGTTTGCCTAGTACCAGACTGTTAGCTATGCAAACAGGACTGCACCGCAATACGATCAGCAAAGTCTATAAACAACTCGAAGAAGTTGGACTGGTAGACACCCAAGCCGGATCGGGCATTTATGTTCGCGCTTTAGGTCATGAGATTGGCACTCAACATCGGTCGCCACTGCTCGATCAGTATCCCAAAGCTAATAAAATTGTCCAACAAAGCTTGGATGAACTACTCAGCCAAAATTTTTCACTTTCTTTCGCTAGAGAATTATTTTTAGCAGAAATTGACTGGCGTTTACGCTGTAGTGCTAGAGTGCTGGTGACTGTTCCCCAAAGAGATATTGGCGCTGGTGAGTTAATGGTTCAAGAACTCCAAGAAGCGTTAAAAATTCCAGTACAGTTGGTTCCGATGGAAGAACTTCAAGTATTGCTAGAGCAAACGCACTCCGCCACAGTAGTGACTAACCGTTATTTTATTCAAGAAGCGGAAGCGATCGCAGCACCTAAATCTGTGCGCGTTATCCCGGTCGATATTCACGACTACGAAGACGAGCTAAAGTTAATTACAGATTTACCTAAAGACAGCTATCTTGGGATCGTTAGCCTCAGTGCAGGCATTTTGAACGTTGCAGAAATTATTATTTATAGTCTGCGTGGTGATGATTTGCTGGTAGTGACTTGCCAAATTACAGATACCTACAAACTCAAAGCTATTGTACGCAGCGCCCACACCATTATCGCCGATCAAGTAACTTTACCTACAGTCAAGGCAGCAATTACCGCCGCCAGAGAAGATATTATTCGTCCACCCCAAATATTTATCAGTGAAAACTACATCTCCACCAAGTCGATTAGTTTGCTGAAACGGGAATTGGGCTTAGATTAA
- a CDS encoding ribose-phosphate pyrophosphokinase, which yields MIRSATLTLQPTLPQMVDSNRLRLFSGSANLQLSKEIACYLGMDLGPMLRKRFADGELYIQIQESIRGCDVYLIQPTCQPVNDHLMELLIMIDACRRASARQITAVIPYYGYARADRKTAGRESITAKLVANLITQGGADRILAMDLHSAQIQGYFDIPFDHVYGSPVLINYLASKQLSDLVVVSPDVGGVARARAFAKKLNDAPLAIVDKRRQAHNVAEVMNVIGDVAGKTAVLVDDMIDTGGTISEAARILREQGARQVYACATHAVFSPPAIERLSSGLFEEVIVTNTIPVPETDRFKQLTLLSVANVLGETIWRIHEDTSVSSMFR from the coding sequence GTGATCCGTTCTGCAACTTTAACGCTTCAGCCGACGCTGCCACAGATGGTGGACAGTAATCGCCTAAGGTTATTCTCTGGTTCCGCCAATCTGCAACTATCTAAGGAAATTGCTTGCTATCTAGGTATGGACTTAGGCCCCATGCTCCGCAAGCGATTTGCAGATGGTGAGCTATACATCCAAATTCAGGAATCAATCCGAGGTTGTGATGTTTATTTGATTCAGCCAACTTGCCAGCCAGTGAACGATCACTTAATGGAGTTGCTAATCATGATCGATGCCTGTCGTCGCGCTTCGGCTCGGCAAATCACGGCTGTAATTCCTTACTATGGATACGCTCGTGCAGATCGTAAGACTGCTGGGCGCGAATCCATCACAGCCAAGTTGGTTGCTAACTTAATTACTCAGGGTGGAGCCGATAGAATTTTAGCAATGGATTTGCATTCCGCTCAAATCCAAGGCTATTTTGATATCCCGTTCGATCATGTATACGGTTCACCTGTACTAATTAATTACTTAGCAAGCAAACAACTATCAGATTTAGTAGTAGTTTCACCCGATGTCGGTGGAGTTGCACGAGCGAGAGCATTTGCCAAAAAGCTCAATGATGCTCCCCTAGCAATTGTTGATAAGCGTCGGCAAGCCCATAACGTGGCAGAAGTTATGAATGTAATTGGCGACGTTGCTGGTAAAACAGCTGTTTTAGTAGACGACATGATCGACACTGGTGGCACAATTAGCGAAGCTGCTAGGATATTGCGAGAGCAGGGAGCGCGACAAGTTTATGCTTGTGCTACTCATGCCGTTTTCTCTCCACCTGCGATAGAACGTCTATCTAGCGGATTGTTTGAAGAAGTAATTGTCACAAATACTATTCCAGTTCCCGAAACAGACCGCTTTAAGCAGCTTACGCTGTTGTCAGTAGCAAACGTATTAGGTGAAACTATCTGGCGAATTCATGAAGATACTTCTGTTAGCAGTATGTTTCGTTAG
- a CDS encoding tetratricopeptide repeat protein produces MDSSLPILYLSVLLILLATAGFTILRQVLKTRQTEMAISRLQSQLSNEKGAPEDYYQLGSIYLDKKLYSQAINQFQKALKAEDPEDEILALTYNGLGFAYFAQEQYDLAIRNYKEALKAQPNYVTGINNLAHAYERKKLTAQALQTYEDALKYDPENDTAKRRAESLRKRFVTSA; encoded by the coding sequence ATGGATAGTTCTCTTCCCATTCTTTATCTCTCTGTTTTACTTATTTTACTTGCCACTGCTGGTTTTACAATTCTGCGTCAGGTTCTCAAAACTCGTCAGACAGAAATGGCGATTTCTCGTCTACAAAGCCAACTGAGTAATGAAAAAGGTGCGCCTGAAGACTATTATCAGTTGGGTAGCATTTATCTAGATAAAAAACTTTATTCTCAAGCTATTAACCAGTTTCAGAAAGCGTTAAAAGCAGAAGATCCTGAAGATGAAATTCTTGCTTTGACATACAACGGGTTAGGTTTTGCTTATTTTGCCCAAGAGCAATATGACTTAGCAATTCGTAACTACAAAGAAGCTTTGAAAGCCCAACCAAACTATGTAACTGGGATTAACAATCTTGCTCACGCTTACGAGCGTAAAAAATTAACGGCTCAAGCTTTACAAACTTATGAGGATGCTCTTAAGTATGACCCAGAGAATGACACTGCCAAACGTCGTGCGGAATCGCTAAGAAAACGTTTTGTGACTTCTGCTTAG
- a CDS encoding transporter substrate-binding domain-containing protein has protein sequence MKFKTSLFRLHPLWFLLFVAISFLSFNSNCASAADLEKIKQRGSLIVAVKDNLRPLGFRNTAGNLQGLEIDLAKRLAAEILGNPEAVVLQPVSNRDRLSVIADNKVDLTIARVAATAARSRLVDFSFSYYLDGTTFVTQNPNVRLINDLTRQKIAVIKGSSTIADVKYNLPNAQLVGVDSYEAGRSLLESNQVVAFAADASVLAGWVQEYPQYHLLPSRLSTEALSVVMPRGLKYDTLRRFVNSAIARWQAEGWLKERANYWGLP, from the coding sequence ATGAAATTTAAAACTTCACTCTTCAGGCTTCATCCTTTATGGTTCTTGCTATTTGTAGCTATTTCATTTTTAAGTTTTAATTCAAATTGCGCCTCTGCTGCGGATTTAGAAAAAATTAAGCAACGGGGTTCTTTAATAGTTGCTGTTAAAGATAATCTGCGTCCTTTAGGTTTTCGCAATACCGCAGGCAATTTGCAGGGACTAGAAATAGATTTAGCTAAACGTCTGGCAGCAGAAATATTGGGTAATCCTGAAGCGGTTGTTTTGCAACCAGTGAGTAATCGCGATCGCTTATCTGTGATCGCAGATAACAAAGTTGACTTGACAATTGCTAGGGTGGCAGCAACAGCAGCCCGATCTCGCTTGGTTGACTTTAGTTTTTCATACTACTTGGATGGCACTACTTTTGTCACCCAAAACCCCAATGTGCGGCTGATAAATGATCTAACTCGCCAAAAAATTGCTGTAATTAAAGGCTCTAGCACAATTGCCGACGTAAAATATAATTTACCTAATGCCCAGTTGGTGGGAGTAGATTCTTATGAGGCAGGGCGATCGCTGTTAGAATCTAATCAGGTTGTTGCCTTTGCTGCCGATGCTAGTGTATTAGCTGGCTGGGTGCAGGAGTATCCCCAATATCATCTTCTGCCTTCACGGTTATCAACTGAAGCATTGTCAGTAGTGATGCCCAGAGGATTAAAGTATGATACTCTACGTCGCTTTGTAAATAGTGCGATCGCTCGTTGGCAAGCTGAAGGTTGGTTAAAAGAACGCGCCAATTATTGGGGTTTACCTTAA
- the rplT gene encoding 50S ribosomal protein L20, with the protein MTRVKRGNVARKHRKKILKLAKGFRGSHSKLYRTANQQVMKALRNAYRDRRNRKRDFRRLWITRINAAARMQGISYSQLIGKMKKANIEINRKMLAQIAVIDPGSFAQVVQLATSSQG; encoded by the coding sequence ATGACACGGGTAAAACGCGGTAATGTCGCTCGTAAGCACCGCAAAAAAATTCTCAAGCTTGCCAAGGGTTTCCGAGGTTCGCATTCAAAACTGTATCGGACTGCCAATCAACAGGTGATGAAGGCGCTGCGTAACGCCTATCGCGATCGCCGTAACCGCAAGCGTGATTTTCGTCGCTTGTGGATCACCCGCATTAACGCCGCAGCACGTATGCAAGGCATTAGTTATAGCCAATTGATCGGCAAAATGAAAAAAGCCAATATCGAGATTAACCGTAAAATGTTGGCGCAAATTGCAGTAATTGATCCAGGTAGCTTTGCCCAAGTGGTACAGTTAGCTACTTCCTCCCAAGGCTAA
- the rpmI gene encoding 50S ribosomal protein L35 — protein sequence MPKLKTRRAAAKRFKATGSGKIFRRKAFKNHLLEHKSSERRNRLSQKALVHERDEENVRLMLPYL from the coding sequence ATGCCTAAACTAAAAACCCGCAGAGCTGCGGCGAAGCGTTTTAAAGCTACAGGCAGCGGCAAAATTTTCCGCCGTAAAGCCTTTAAAAATCACCTTTTAGAGCATAAGAGTTCTGAACGTAGAAATCGTTTGTCTCAAAAAGCTCTGGTGCATGAAAGAGATGAGGAAAATGTACGCCTCATGCTGCCTTATTTGTAG
- a CDS encoding ATP-dependent helicase, translating to MSDTPDHPFTSPDSKGSLVTSTTETVSPSNQSAIANLRQQAIQRLRNNLRPGQQSMADWQGGSLAVSAVPGAGKSTGMAVAAAIAIARYQLNTRKQLIIVTFTRSAAANIKAKIRNSLRELSLPQTGFAVHTLHGLALNIASRYPDLSALNLDTATVISPNQNHRLIRSCVEQWIAVNSRRYNSLLEGNQFDGEETERLRRQSVLRTEVLPSLANIVIREAKSSGLTPQDLWLMSEQTPDDYGILVIAAGLYEQYENYRRSRDFIDYDDMILAALRVLENDSARKIWQDQVFAVFEDEAQDSSPLQTKLLEILATHSESAKQFEITNTNSLNLVRVGDPNQAINSTFTPADPIYFRSFCQQCSQKQRLATMDQAGRSSRIIIEAANFVLNWVNRTYGGEQIGSELSNPKSELPFSPQNIRPVNLDDPQQDANPAPTGRGLEIYKPRDVYDTVKLIGKRVIELFAQNPEGNAAVLVRENRQGSFIAEQLHFLQREHGIEVYDVAQSNLYSHVPAEILAVLQFIDRPHSPDYLKAALEVFVQRQLIPTQDLNALASLPEQFLYPGPLDSPQTPAVRQAGRYCRSLLRARLELPHYQLISFLALTLNYDQSELATADKLAERITKQTAGNGSLSANLTVLSEIVNSEKFEPVEAEDSEGRYLRKGQLTIITMHKAKGLDWDYVFIPFLHEDTLPGSPWVPTAAQFLGDFTLAEVARAQIRAYLHGKYLQPQNLPELPVATEAWQQASRLKSAEEYRLLYVAMTRAKRLLWMAAEDKGPFRWNTFNHNQGDNLQDKKPCPVIPALKSRFPNSVVALSEVLDFLQKS from the coding sequence ATGTCAGACACACCAGATCATCCGTTCACAAGTCCCGATAGTAAGGGGTCTTTAGTAACTAGCACAACTGAAACAGTATCGCCATCAAATCAAAGTGCGATCGCAAATTTACGACAGCAAGCAATACAACGCCTCCGTAATAACCTGCGTCCTGGGCAACAAAGCATGGCTGATTGGCAAGGAGGATCATTAGCCGTTTCTGCTGTTCCTGGCGCTGGTAAGTCTACAGGGATGGCGGTAGCGGCGGCAATAGCGATCGCTCGTTACCAATTAAATACTCGTAAACAACTAATTATTGTTACTTTTACTCGCTCTGCTGCTGCTAATATTAAAGCTAAAATTCGTAATTCTCTACGAGAGTTATCACTACCACAAACAGGATTTGCTGTCCATACATTACACGGTTTAGCACTAAATATTGCCAGCAGATATCCAGATTTATCCGCTTTAAACTTAGATACAGCTACAGTAATTTCACCTAACCAAAATCATCGCTTAATTCGGTCTTGTGTAGAACAATGGATTGCCGTTAATTCTCGCCGTTATAATTCCTTGTTAGAAGGTAATCAATTTGATGGCGAAGAAACAGAACGGCTAAGAAGACAATCTGTGTTGCGGACAGAAGTACTGCCTAGCTTGGCTAACATCGTGATTCGCGAAGCTAAAAGCTCTGGTTTGACACCACAAGATTTATGGTTAATGAGCGAGCAGACACCAGATGATTATGGCATTTTAGTGATCGCTGCTGGCTTATATGAACAATATGAAAACTATAGGCGATCGCGCGACTTCATCGACTACGATGATATGATCCTCGCAGCACTAAGAGTACTAGAAAACGACAGCGCCCGCAAGATTTGGCAAGACCAAGTATTTGCCGTATTTGAAGACGAAGCACAAGACTCATCTCCCCTGCAAACCAAATTATTAGAAATTCTCGCCACCCACTCGGAAAGCGCAAAACAATTTGAAATTACTAATACAAATAGCCTTAATTTAGTGCGAGTAGGAGATCCTAACCAAGCAATTAACTCTACCTTCACCCCAGCAGACCCCATCTATTTTCGCTCCTTTTGCCAACAATGCAGCCAAAAACAGCGTTTAGCAACAATGGATCAAGCTGGGCGTAGTTCTCGAATTATTATTGAAGCAGCTAATTTTGTCCTCAATTGGGTCAATCGTACTTATGGAGGCGAACAAATAGGATCAGAATTATCCAATCCTAAATCAGAACTACCCTTTAGCCCCCAAAATATTCGCCCCGTTAATTTAGATGACCCTCAACAAGATGCTAACCCAGCACCCACTGGTCGAGGGCTAGAAATTTACAAACCCCGTGATGTTTACGACACAGTAAAGCTAATTGGTAAACGGGTGATTGAATTATTTGCCCAAAACCCAGAAGGCAACGCCGCAGTTTTAGTACGAGAGAACCGACAAGGCAGCTTTATTGCCGAACAACTACACTTTTTGCAACGGGAACATGGTATTGAAGTATACGACGTTGCCCAAAGCAATCTTTATTCTCACGTTCCTGCCGAAATTCTTGCAGTGCTGCAATTTATCGACCGTCCCCATTCCCCTGATTATCTCAAAGCAGCATTAGAAGTATTCGTACAGCGCCAACTGATTCCTACCCAAGACCTCAACGCCCTTGCCAGCTTACCAGAGCAGTTTCTCTATCCAGGGCCTTTAGATTCACCCCAAACACCTGCGGTGCGTCAAGCTGGTCGCTATTGTCGCAGCCTTCTCCGCGCCCGCTTAGAACTTCCCCATTACCAGCTAATTTCCTTTTTAGCTCTGACTTTAAACTACGATCAATCTGAGCTAGCAACAGCAGATAAATTAGCAGAACGAATCACCAAACAAACTGCTGGCAACGGTTCCTTGAGCGCAAATTTAACCGTCTTGAGCGAAATTGTCAACTCGGAAAAGTTTGAACCTGTGGAAGCAGAGGACAGCGAGGGGCGTTATCTGCGTAAAGGTCAACTCACTATTATTACAATGCACAAAGCTAAAGGGCTGGACTGGGATTATGTCTTCATTCCCTTTTTGCATGAAGATACCCTTCCTGGTTCTCCTTGGGTTCCTACTGCTGCTCAATTTTTGGGAGACTTTACCCTAGCAGAAGTCGCTAGAGCGCAAATTCGTGCTTATCTACATGGTAAATATTTGCAACCACAAAATCTGCCTGAACTTCCAGTTGCAACTGAAGCTTGGCAACAAGCTTCACGTTTAAAGAGTGCTGAAGAATACCGCTTATTATATGTAGCTATGACACGCGCCAAGCGTTTGCTATGGATGGCAGCAGAAGATAAAGGGCCTTTTAGATGGAATACATTTAACCACAATCAAGGAGACAACTTGCAGGATAAAAAGCCTTGCCCTGTAATTCCAGCATTGAAAAGTCGCTTCCCTAATTCGGTCGTGGCTTTATCAGAAGTATTAGACTTCTTGCAAAAGTCCTAA